A window of Fundulus heteroclitus isolate FHET01 chromosome 15, MU-UCD_Fhet_4.1, whole genome shotgun sequence contains these coding sequences:
- the LOC118566222 gene encoding uncharacterized protein LOC118566222 — protein MSTTTAATTFTTTPPVVRQYLLSFELKTKDVRAVEQLRNFNYTISTNSLIQITGVNISTVCSPNNTTYQCRCEDQYGWPCDMCSTFGKCSDILDNTCGCINALPPNNTYCQPLSDLDSCPTQPPTTAVPTTTMSTTTAATTFTTTPPVVRQYLLSFELKTKDVRAVEQLRNFNYTISTNSLIQITGVNISTVCSPNNTTYQCRCEDQYGWPCDMCSTFGKCSNILDNTCGCINALPPNNTYCQPLSDLDSCPTQPPTTGEKYKTIYSTTFKT, from the exons ATGTCTACGACAACAGCTGCAACAACATTTACAACAA CTCCTCCAGTCGTTCGTCAATACCTGCTTTCCTTTGAGCTGAAAACCAAAGATGTCAGAGCTGTAGAGCAGTTGAGAAACTTCAACTACACCATCAGCACCAACAGTCTGATACAGATCACTGGTGTTAACATCTCTACAG TGTGCTCCCCCAATAACACAACCTACCAGTGCAGATGTGAGGATCAGTATGGCTGGCCTTGTGACATGTGCTCCACTTTTGGCAAATGCAGCGACATTCTGGACAATACCTGTGGATGTATCAATGCACTTCCTCCAAATAACACTTACTGCCAGCCACTATCAG ATCTTGACTCCTGCCCAACACAACCACCAACAACTG CAGTTCCCACAACAACCATGTCTACGACAACAGCTGCAACAACATTTACAACAA CTCCTCCAGTCGTTCGTCAATACCTGCTTTCCTTTGAGCTGAAAACCAAAGATGTCAGAGCTGTAGAGCAGTTGAGAAACTTCAACTACACCATCAGCACCAACAGTCTGATACAGATCACTGGTGTTAACATCTCTACAG TGTGCTCCCCCAATAACACAACCTACCAGTGCAGATGTGAGGATCAGTATGGCTGGCCTTGTGACATGTGCTCCACTTTTGGCAAATGCAGCAACATTCTGGACAATACCTGTGGATGTATCAATGCACTTCCTCCAAATAACACTTACTGCCAGCCACTATCAG ATCTTGACTCCTGCCCAACACAACCACCAACAACTGGTGAGAAATACAAAACTATTTATTCTACAACTTTCAAAACATAG